The following coding sequences are from one Bacillus kexueae window:
- a CDS encoding proline--tRNA ligase, which translates to MKQSMSFIPTLRETPADAEVKSHQLLLRAGFIRQTASGVYSYLPLATKVLKKIETIVREEMNRAGAVELLMPALQQAELWEESGRWQSYGPELMRIHDRHDRPFALGPTHEEVITSLVRDEVKSYKRLPLALYQIQTKFRDEKRPRFGLLRGREFIMKDAYSFHSSKESLDEMYEKISTAYRNIFTRCGLNFRAVIADSGAMGGKDTHEFMVLSDIGEDTIAYSDSSDFAANIEMAPVVVQYEKSNEQELQLEKIETPNARTIGEVSSLLNVDETKCIKSLLFKVDDRFVLALVRGDHEVNDIKLKNFFNAAVVELATEEETLEIMGTKPGFVGPIHVRDEVEIVADHAIKAVVNGICGANEEGYHYQNVNIERDTNVKEFIDLRFIQEGDPSPDGVGTIRFAKGIEVGHVFKLGTRYSESMKAHYLDENGKSQPMIMGCYGIGVSRTLSAAVEQHHDENGIVWPKEIAPFDVHVIAVNVKNDEQRELAEQIYSEFVNEGLDPLLDDRQERAGVKFADSDLIGIPVRVVVGKKASEQIVEVKVRKTGESFEVPVANLKETIQSLL; encoded by the coding sequence ATGAAACAAAGTATGTCATTTATTCCGACGCTACGGGAAACACCAGCTGATGCAGAAGTGAAAAGTCATCAGCTTCTTCTCCGTGCAGGATTTATTCGTCAAACGGCAAGTGGAGTTTACAGCTATTTGCCACTTGCGACAAAAGTATTGAAGAAAATTGAAACAATTGTAAGAGAAGAGATGAATCGAGCTGGTGCAGTTGAATTATTAATGCCAGCTTTACAACAAGCAGAGTTATGGGAAGAATCAGGGCGTTGGCAATCATACGGTCCAGAATTAATGCGTATTCACGACCGACATGATCGCCCGTTTGCGTTAGGTCCGACACACGAAGAGGTAATTACTAGTCTCGTTCGTGATGAGGTGAAATCCTATAAACGCCTACCACTAGCACTTTATCAAATCCAAACGAAATTCCGTGATGAAAAGCGACCTCGTTTTGGGTTATTGCGTGGAAGAGAATTCATTATGAAGGATGCATATTCGTTTCATTCTTCAAAAGAGAGTCTTGATGAGATGTATGAAAAAATTAGCACTGCTTACCGAAATATTTTTACAAGATGCGGACTAAATTTCCGCGCTGTCATTGCTGACTCAGGTGCTATGGGTGGAAAAGACACGCATGAATTTATGGTATTATCTGATATTGGAGAAGATACGATTGCGTATTCTGATTCATCAGATTTTGCTGCGAACATTGAAATGGCACCGGTTGTAGTTCAATACGAGAAATCGAATGAACAAGAATTACAGCTTGAAAAAATCGAGACGCCTAATGCTAGAACAATTGGGGAAGTTTCGTCCTTATTAAATGTTGATGAGACGAAATGTATTAAATCTTTATTGTTTAAAGTAGACGACCGATTCGTACTAGCGTTAGTTCGCGGTGACCATGAAGTAAATGATATTAAACTAAAGAATTTCTTTAACGCAGCTGTAGTTGAGCTTGCAACAGAAGAAGAAACTCTTGAAATAATGGGAACGAAACCAGGTTTTGTAGGACCTATTCATGTTCGTGATGAAGTAGAAATTGTTGCTGATCATGCTATAAAAGCAGTCGTAAATGGTATTTGTGGAGCAAATGAAGAAGGCTATCATTATCAAAATGTTAATATTGAACGTGATACAAACGTGAAGGAGTTTATTGATTTACGCTTTATCCAAGAGGGAGACCCATCTCCAGATGGCGTTGGTACGATTCGTTTTGCAAAAGGTATTGAAGTAGGACATGTATTCAAGTTAGGCACACGTTATTCGGAATCTATGAAAGCACACTATTTAGATGAGAATGGAAAATCTCAACCGATGATAATGGGTTGCTACGGAATTGGAGTTTCTCGTACTCTGTCTGCAGCTGTTGAACAACACCACGATGAAAATGGAATTGTTTGGCCAAAAGAAATTGCTCCGTTTGACGTACATGTAATTGCGGTAAACGTAAAAAATGATGAGCAGCGCGAATTAGCTGAACAAATTTATTCTGAATTTGTAAACGAAGGATTAGATCCTCTTCTTGATGATCGACAAGAGCGTGCAGGCGTTAAATTTGCTGATTCAGATTTGATTGGAATACCAGTAAGAGTCGTTGTCGGGAAAAAAGCGAGCGAACAAATTGTTGAAGTAAAAGTTCGAAAAACAGGAGAGAGTTTTGAAGTTCCTGTTGCGAATTTAAAAGAAACAATCCAGTCCTTACTTTAA
- a CDS encoding PolC-type DNA polymerase III has product MTDIHTEQRERFRLLLQQLQLTEDDIVEHFYQGAIQKLTVHKQQKTWHFQFVLQKILPFHVFQLFQAKLTKTFSHIANVTFSIHIPNPEPNEELIQSYWPVCVQEIEGISPPILSLLSNQTPSVNGLKLLVQTRNDTESQAIKKKYGEYIRRSYETFGFPSFQIDTKITISDEEIRQFQEQKKREDQEKVAQAITEMENREKESNQENDVPSGPLTIGYPIKDEEEIRTLNSIMEEERRVVIQGYVFDVETRELKSGRTLCTFKMTDYTNSILVKMFARDKEDAALLQSLKKGMWLKVRGSIQNDTFVRDLVMIANDINEMKPNLREDTAPEGQKRVELHAHSPMSQMDAVTSISKLAEQAKKWGHEAIALTDHAVVQSFPEAYSASKKHGIKMIYGLEANIVDDGVRIVYNDKTVSLEEATYVVFDVETTGLSAVYDTIIELAAVKIRNGEIIDRFESFANPHEPLSATTIELTGITDDMVKDAPDVDVVLRKFKEWVEDSILVAHNASFDMGFLNVGYKNLLGENKASNGVIDTLELARSLYPEMKNHRLNTLCKKFDIELTQHHRAIYDAEATGHLLMKMLKDVSAKGVTMHDEMNIKLGDAKAYQRSRPSHAILLAQNEEGLKNLFKLVSLSHVQYFYRVPRIPRSVLSKYREGILVGSACDKGEVFEGMMQKSPDEVEDIASFYDYFEVHPPAVYQHLIELELVRNEAALRDIIKNIVKLGEKLNIPVVATGNVHYLNKEDKIYRKILVSSQGGANPLNRHSLPDVHFRTTNEMIQEFQFLGEEKANEIVVENTQKIASLIGEVKPIKDDLYTPKIEGADEEIRQMSYDMAKSIYGDPLPELVEARLEKELKSIIGHGFAVIYLISHKLVKKSLDDGYLVGSRGSVGSSFVATMTEITEVNPLPPHYVCPECKHSEFFNDGSVGSGYDLPDKECPKCGAMFKKDGHDIPFETFLGFKGDKVPDIDLNFSGEYQPRAHNYTKVLFGEDNVYRAGTIGTVAEKTAFGYVRGYANDHNIHMRGAEVDRLVQGCTGVKRTTGQHPGGIIVVPDYMDVYDFTPIQFPADDTSADWKTTHFDFHSIHDNLLKLDILGHDDPTVIRMLQDLSGIDPKTIPTDDPEVMKIFSGTETLGVSEDQIMCKTGTLGIPEFGTRFVRQMLEDTRPTTFSELVQISGLSHGTDVWLGNAQELIHNGTCTLSEVIGCRDDIMVYLIYQGLEPSLAFKIMEFVRKGKGLQPEWEEEMKKNGVPDWYIESCKKIKYMFPKAHATAYVLMAVRIAYFKVHFPLLYYATYFTVRADDFDIETMIKGSTAIKAKIEEINAKGLDASPKEKSLLTVLEMSLEMCERGFSFQKVDLYRSSAAEFLIDGDTLIPPFNSIPGLGTNAALNIVKAREEGEFLSKEDLRERSRISKTILEYLDNHGCLTSLPEQNQLSLF; this is encoded by the coding sequence ATGACTGACATTCATACGGAACAGCGGGAGCGTTTCCGATTATTACTCCAACAGTTACAATTAACAGAAGACGATATCGTTGAACATTTTTACCAAGGAGCTATACAAAAATTAACCGTACACAAGCAGCAAAAAACGTGGCATTTTCAATTTGTGCTTCAAAAAATACTACCATTTCATGTTTTTCAACTTTTTCAAGCTAAATTGACAAAGACGTTTTCACATATTGCAAATGTTACCTTTTCTATTCACATTCCTAACCCAGAGCCAAATGAGGAATTAATTCAATCATATTGGCCAGTTTGTGTTCAAGAAATAGAGGGGATATCGCCACCAATTCTTTCGCTTCTTTCGAACCAAACTCCTTCTGTAAATGGCTTAAAGCTCCTCGTACAGACGAGAAATGATACAGAGTCTCAGGCGATTAAAAAGAAGTATGGCGAATACATTCGAAGAAGTTATGAAACGTTTGGTTTTCCTAGTTTTCAAATCGATACGAAAATTACGATATCAGATGAAGAGATCCGTCAATTCCAAGAGCAGAAAAAGCGTGAGGATCAAGAAAAAGTCGCTCAAGCGATTACGGAAATGGAAAATCGTGAGAAGGAATCTAACCAAGAAAATGATGTGCCATCAGGCCCGTTAACAATCGGGTATCCAATTAAAGACGAGGAAGAAATACGTACGTTAAATAGCATAATGGAAGAAGAGCGAAGAGTCGTTATTCAAGGGTATGTATTTGATGTCGAAACGAGAGAATTAAAATCCGGTCGAACATTATGTACATTTAAGATGACCGACTATACAAACTCTATCCTTGTAAAGATGTTCGCTCGTGATAAGGAAGACGCAGCACTGCTCCAATCCTTGAAAAAAGGAATGTGGTTGAAAGTGCGCGGTAGTATTCAAAACGACACGTTTGTGCGCGATCTTGTCATGATTGCGAATGATATCAACGAGATGAAGCCGAATCTTCGAGAAGATACAGCACCAGAAGGACAAAAGCGTGTGGAATTACATGCACACTCACCAATGAGCCAAATGGATGCTGTTACGTCAATTTCAAAATTAGCCGAGCAAGCGAAAAAGTGGGGACATGAAGCGATTGCTTTAACCGATCATGCAGTTGTTCAATCGTTCCCTGAAGCATATTCCGCTAGCAAAAAACACGGCATAAAGATGATTTATGGTCTAGAAGCAAACATTGTTGATGATGGTGTGAGAATTGTATACAATGACAAGACGGTATCGTTAGAAGAGGCTACGTATGTCGTATTTGACGTGGAAACAACTGGTCTTTCAGCGGTATATGACACTATTATTGAGTTAGCGGCAGTTAAAATTCGAAATGGTGAAATCATTGATCGCTTCGAATCATTTGCCAATCCTCATGAACCATTGTCTGCTACAACCATAGAGCTGACAGGTATAACCGATGATATGGTAAAAGATGCCCCAGATGTGGATGTGGTGTTGCGAAAATTCAAGGAATGGGTAGAAGATAGTATTTTAGTTGCCCACAATGCGAGCTTCGATATGGGCTTTTTAAATGTCGGATACAAAAATTTGCTTGGTGAAAACAAAGCATCAAATGGTGTTATCGACACATTAGAATTAGCCCGTTCTTTATACCCAGAAATGAAAAATCACCGATTAAATACATTGTGTAAAAAATTCGATATTGAATTAACACAACACCATCGTGCCATCTATGATGCTGAAGCGACAGGACATTTACTCATGAAAATGTTAAAAGATGTAAGTGCTAAAGGCGTAACAATGCATGATGAAATGAATATTAAACTAGGGGACGCTAAAGCATATCAACGTTCTAGACCATCACACGCTATTTTATTAGCTCAAAATGAAGAAGGACTGAAGAACTTATTTAAACTCGTATCATTATCCCATGTGCAATATTTTTATCGTGTACCTCGTATTCCGAGATCGGTATTATCCAAGTACCGAGAGGGAATTCTTGTTGGTTCAGCGTGTGATAAAGGGGAAGTCTTTGAAGGAATGATGCAAAAATCACCGGATGAAGTAGAAGATATTGCATCCTTTTATGATTATTTTGAAGTTCACCCACCAGCTGTTTACCAACATTTAATAGAGCTAGAACTAGTACGTAATGAAGCGGCTCTTCGTGACATTATTAAAAATATCGTGAAGCTCGGCGAAAAGTTAAATATACCTGTTGTAGCAACAGGTAATGTTCACTATTTAAACAAAGAGGATAAAATATATCGAAAAATTTTAGTAAGCTCTCAAGGTGGAGCCAACCCGCTGAACCGCCATTCGTTGCCAGATGTTCATTTTCGAACAACAAATGAGATGATTCAAGAATTTCAGTTTTTGGGCGAGGAAAAAGCGAACGAGATTGTGGTAGAAAACACGCAAAAAATCGCTTCGCTTATCGGGGAAGTTAAGCCGATTAAAGATGATTTATATACTCCAAAGATTGAGGGAGCAGACGAAGAAATACGACAAATGAGCTACGATATGGCGAAAAGTATTTACGGAGACCCGCTTCCTGAGCTTGTAGAAGCACGGCTAGAAAAAGAGTTAAAAAGTATTATCGGACACGGATTTGCCGTCATTTATTTGATTTCACATAAACTAGTTAAAAAATCTCTTGATGATGGTTATCTAGTTGGTTCGCGTGGGTCCGTCGGCTCATCCTTTGTTGCGACAATGACTGAAATTACGGAAGTAAATCCATTGCCACCACATTATGTGTGCCCAGAATGTAAACATTCTGAATTCTTCAATGACGGGTCTGTTGGTTCGGGTTACGACTTACCAGACAAAGAATGTCCAAAATGTGGCGCGATGTTCAAAAAAGATGGTCATGACATTCCATTCGAAACCTTTTTAGGGTTTAAAGGAGATAAAGTACCAGATATTGATTTAAACTTCTCTGGAGAATATCAACCGAGAGCACATAACTATACGAAAGTGTTGTTTGGAGAAGATAACGTCTATCGTGCAGGTACAATCGGAACTGTTGCTGAAAAAACAGCGTTTGGGTACGTCAGGGGATATGCAAATGATCACAATATCCACATGCGCGGTGCTGAAGTAGATCGTCTTGTGCAAGGGTGTACGGGGGTAAAACGGACAACTGGACAGCATCCAGGAGGAATTATCGTTGTCCCTGATTACATGGATGTCTATGATTTTACTCCTATACAGTTTCCAGCGGATGATACAAGTGCCGATTGGAAGACAACTCATTTTGACTTCCATTCTATTCACGATAATCTTCTGAAATTAGATATATTAGGACACGATGACCCAACCGTTATTCGCATGCTCCAAGATTTAAGTGGTATCGATCCGAAAACCATTCCGACGGATGATCCAGAAGTGATGAAAATATTTAGTGGCACAGAAACCCTCGGAGTTTCTGAAGATCAAATTATGTGTAAGACCGGAACATTGGGGATTCCCGAGTTTGGAACGCGATTTGTGCGGCAAATGCTAGAGGATACAAGGCCGACTACATTTTCCGAATTAGTGCAAATTTCGGGGCTTTCACACGGAACGGATGTTTGGCTTGGAAACGCACAAGAACTTATCCACAACGGTACTTGTACCTTAAGTGAAGTAATCGGTTGTCGTGATGATATTATGGTCTATTTAATTTACCAAGGCCTTGAACCTTCCCTTGCATTTAAGATTATGGAGTTTGTACGGAAAGGAAAAGGGCTCCAACCAGAATGGGAAGAAGAAATGAAGAAAAATGGTGTGCCAGATTGGTATATTGAATCATGTAAAAAGATTAAATACATGTTCCCGAAGGCACATGCGACAGCATACGTGCTAATGGCGGTTCGTATTGCTTACTTTAAAGTCCACTTCCCGCTTCTATATTATGCAACATATTTCACTGTGCGGGCAGACGATTTTGATATTGAGACGATGATTAAAGGTTCGACGGCCATAAAAGCTAAAATTGAAGAAATCAATGCTAAAGGTTTAGATGCATCTCCGAAAGAAAAAAGTTTATTAACTGTACTGGAAATGTCATTAGAGATGTGTGAAAGAGGTTTTTCGTTTCAAAAGGTAGATTTATATCGTTCAAGTGCAGCGGAATTTTTAATTGATGGTGACACGTTAATTCCACCGTTTAACTCAATTCCAGGTTTAGGAACGAATGCGGCTTTAAATATAGTAAAAGCACGTGAAGAGGGCGAGTTTTTATCGAAAGAGGACTTGAGAGAACGGAGCCGCATTTCAAAGACGATATTAGAGTATTTAGATAATCACGGTTGCCTGACTTCTTTACCAGAGCAAAACCAGTTATCCCTATTTTAA
- the rimP gene encoding ribosome maturation factor RimP, whose product MSKRITDLVEELVTPITEEMNLELVDIEYVKEGKNYFLRVFIDSDTGVDIEECGTLSERLGEKLDEIDPIPHNYFLEVSSPGAERPLKNERDFQKAIGKNVAIKTYESIDGEKEFEGELTSFDGELVKLSVKVKTRTKEVTIPYEKVAKARLAVTFNF is encoded by the coding sequence ATGAGTAAAAGAATTACAGATTTAGTAGAAGAACTTGTTACCCCTATTACGGAAGAAATGAATCTTGAACTTGTCGATATTGAGTATGTAAAAGAAGGGAAAAATTACTTCTTGCGCGTCTTTATCGATTCAGATACAGGGGTTGATATTGAAGAATGTGGAACGCTTAGCGAGCGACTTGGTGAAAAGCTTGATGAAATCGACCCGATTCCACATAACTACTTTTTAGAAGTATCATCTCCAGGTGCTGAACGCCCGTTAAAAAATGAGCGTGATTTCCAAAAAGCAATTGGGAAAAATGTAGCGATAAAAACTTATGAATCGATTGATGGAGAGAAAGAATTTGAAGGGGAATTAACAAGTTTTGATGGCGAACTCGTCAAACTGAGTGTAAAAGTGAAAACGAGAACGAAAGAAGTAACAATTCCTTACGAAAAAGTGGCAAAAGCTCGTCTCGCAGTTACATTTAATTTTTAA
- the nusA gene encoding transcription termination factor NusA, whose translation MSNELFDALTILEKEKGIGKEVIIEAIEAALISAYKRNFNQAQNVRVDINRETGSMRVFARKEVVDEVFDPRLEISLDEAKSINPNYELEDTVEIEVTPRDFGRIAAQTAKQVVTQRVREAERGIIYSEFIDREEDIMTGIVQRIDSKFIYVSLGKIEALLPVSEQMPNETYQPHDRIKVFITKVEKTTKGPQIFVSRTHPGLLKRLFEIEVPEIYDGTVEIKSVAREAGDRSKISVYSDNPEVDPVGSCVGPKGQRVQTIVNELKGEKIDIVRWSEDPIEFVANALSPSKVLDVIVDEEEKATTVVVPDYQLSLAIGKRGQNARLAAKLTGWKIDIKSESDAKEAGIYPREDVNPPLFELSVEEDSE comes from the coding sequence ATGAGCAATGAATTGTTTGATGCTCTAACGATCCTTGAAAAGGAGAAGGGCATTGGAAAAGAAGTTATTATTGAAGCGATTGAAGCAGCGTTAATTTCTGCATATAAACGTAATTTTAATCAAGCTCAAAACGTGCGTGTAGATATAAATCGCGAGACAGGTTCAATGCGTGTCTTTGCACGTAAAGAAGTAGTAGACGAGGTATTTGATCCTCGTTTAGAAATCTCACTTGATGAAGCAAAATCAATTAATCCAAATTACGAGCTAGAAGATACAGTTGAAATTGAAGTAACGCCACGTGATTTCGGTCGGATTGCTGCTCAAACTGCTAAACAAGTTGTTACGCAACGTGTACGTGAGGCTGAAAGAGGTATTATTTATTCCGAATTTATCGATCGTGAAGAAGATATTATGACAGGTATCGTTCAACGTATTGATTCTAAATTTATCTACGTTAGCCTTGGTAAAATCGAAGCATTACTTCCAGTAAGTGAGCAAATGCCAAATGAAACGTATCAACCACATGACCGTATTAAGGTTTTTATTACAAAGGTTGAAAAGACAACGAAAGGACCTCAAATTTTCGTGTCACGTACTCATCCAGGATTGCTAAAACGATTATTCGAAATTGAAGTGCCAGAAATTTACGATGGTACAGTTGAAATTAAATCTGTAGCCCGTGAAGCTGGGGACCGTTCGAAAATTTCCGTATACTCCGATAATCCTGAAGTAGATCCTGTAGGTTCATGTGTTGGACCAAAAGGTCAACGCGTCCAAACGATCGTCAATGAGTTAAAAGGCGAAAAAATTGATATTGTTCGTTGGTCGGAAGATCCGATTGAATTTGTTGCCAATGCATTAAGTCCATCTAAAGTTCTTGATGTCATTGTTGATGAAGAAGAGAAGGCGACTACGGTTGTTGTACCTGATTACCAATTATCACTAGCGATTGGAAAACGTGGTCAAAACGCTCGACTTGCAGCGAAACTTACAGGTTGGAAAATTGATATTAAGAGTGAATCAGATGCAAAAGAAGCAGGCATCTATCCTCGTGAGGACGTGAATCCTCCACTATTCGAATTGTCAGTAGAAGAAGATAGCGAATAG
- the rnpM gene encoding RNase P modulator RnpM gives MTKAKKIPLRKCVATGEMKPKKELVRIVRSKEGEVSIDLTGKKNGRGAYITLQKECILNAQKKNVLANHLNAEVPPSIYEELVSLAEREQKA, from the coding sequence ATGACGAAGGCAAAAAAGATTCCTTTGCGAAAATGTGTTGCAACTGGAGAAATGAAGCCTAAAAAAGAACTTGTCCGTATCGTACGATCAAAAGAAGGGGAAGTTTCGATCGATTTAACGGGTAAAAAGAACGGTCGAGGTGCGTATATCACGTTACAAAAAGAGTGTATTTTAAATGCGCAGAAGAAAAATGTTTTAGCCAATCATTTAAATGCTGAAGTTCCTCCATCCATCTATGAAGAATTAGTATCTCTTGCTGAGAGGGAGCAAAAAGCGTAA
- a CDS encoding YlxQ family RNA-binding protein, which yields MSSSWAQFLGLANRARKIISGEELVIKEVRNGRAKLVLLSKDASNNTSKKITDKCSYYGVPLVYVESREQLGQAIGKEQRVVVAVLDSGFASKLKTMLD from the coding sequence ATGAGTTCAAGTTGGGCACAGTTTTTAGGGTTGGCCAATCGAGCACGTAAGATTATTTCGGGAGAAGAACTCGTCATAAAAGAAGTGAGGAACGGACGAGCAAAATTAGTTCTTCTATCAAAAGATGCATCGAATAACACGAGTAAAAAAATAACCGATAAATGTTCCTATTATGGTGTTCCACTTGTGTACGTAGAAAGCCGTGAGCAATTAGGTCAGGCAATCGGGAAGGAACAAAGAGTTGTAGTTGCCGTGTTAGATTCAGGATTTGCATCCAAATTAAAAACAATGCTCGATTAA
- the infB gene encoding translation initiation factor IF-2 translates to MTKMRVYEYAKQQNLSSKEVIQTLKNLNIEVTNHMSMIDNEVVQQLNKQLTSSSQETEQVKTEKKQRNNGENMSNTQANNSKKKENRKQDSFKKNDQPKGNKKNKKQNKKNKHQAQQPKVAAKKELPEKITFTDSLTVGELAEKLGKEPSEIIKKLMMLGVMATINQDLDKDTIELIASEYGVEVEEEIVFDVTEFEKYEVEDDEENLEIRPPIVTIMGHVDHGKTTLLDSIRKTKVVEGEAGGITQHIGAYQVEVNNKKITFLDTPGHAAFTTMRARGAQVTDITILVVASDDGVMPQTIEAINHAKAAEVPIIVAVNKMDKPTANPDRVMQELTEHGLIPEDWGGDTIFVPISALKGDGIDDLLEMVLLVSEVEELKANPNRLATGTVVEAELDKGRGPVATLLVQNGTLKVGDPIVVGNTYGRVRAMVNDIGRRVKVAGPSTPVEITGLNDVPLAGDRFMVFDDEKKARQVGEARAQKQLEAQRSEKAKLSLDDLFEQIKQGDMKEINIIVKADVQGSVEALAAALQKIDVEGVKVKIIHTGVGAITESDIILASASNAIVIGFNVRPDANAKRTAEAESVDIRLHRIIYKVIEEIEAAMKGMLDPEYEEKVIGQVEVRQTFKVSKIGTIAGCYVTDGSVTRDSGIRLIRDGVVVFEGEIDTLKRYKDDVKEVNQGYECGITIKNFNDIKEGDVIEAYVMEEIKR, encoded by the coding sequence ATGACAAAAATGAGAGTATATGAATATGCAAAACAACAAAATCTTTCTAGTAAAGAGGTTATTCAAACGTTAAAAAACTTAAATATTGAAGTGACAAACCATATGTCGATGATCGACAATGAGGTTGTTCAGCAACTAAATAAACAATTAACGAGTTCATCTCAAGAAACAGAACAAGTAAAAACAGAAAAAAAACAACGTAATAATGGGGAGAATATGTCGAATACACAAGCAAACAACAGTAAGAAAAAAGAAAATCGTAAACAAGATTCGTTTAAGAAAAACGATCAGCCTAAAGGAAATAAGAAAAATAAAAAGCAAAACAAAAAGAATAAACACCAAGCTCAACAGCCAAAAGTAGCAGCGAAAAAAGAATTACCTGAAAAAATTACTTTCACAGACTCTTTAACGGTTGGCGAGCTAGCTGAAAAGCTTGGAAAAGAGCCTTCCGAAATCATTAAAAAGTTAATGATGCTCGGAGTTATGGCTACGATTAATCAAGATTTAGATAAAGATACAATCGAATTAATTGCTTCAGAGTACGGAGTAGAAGTAGAAGAAGAAATCGTCTTTGACGTAACAGAATTTGAAAAATATGAAGTGGAAGATGATGAAGAAAACCTAGAAATTCGTCCACCGATTGTAACCATTATGGGTCATGTTGACCACGGTAAAACGACATTACTTGATTCCATTCGTAAAACGAAAGTTGTAGAAGGAGAAGCGGGTGGAATTACACAGCATATTGGTGCATACCAAGTTGAGGTTAACAATAAGAAGATTACATTTTTAGATACGCCTGGACACGCCGCGTTTACAACGATGCGTGCTCGTGGAGCGCAAGTAACGGATATTACAATTCTTGTGGTAGCGTCAGATGATGGAGTTATGCCACAAACAATTGAAGCAATTAACCATGCGAAAGCTGCAGAAGTTCCAATTATTGTTGCTGTGAACAAAATGGATAAGCCAACAGCAAACCCAGACCGTGTCATGCAGGAACTTACAGAGCATGGCTTAATTCCAGAGGATTGGGGCGGAGATACAATCTTTGTACCAATTTCGGCATTAAAAGGCGATGGAATTGACGATTTATTAGAAATGGTTCTTCTTGTTAGTGAAGTAGAAGAATTAAAAGCAAATCCGAATCGATTAGCAACGGGAACTGTTGTTGAAGCAGAATTAGATAAAGGACGCGGTCCTGTTGCAACATTACTTGTACAAAACGGAACGTTAAAAGTCGGTGATCCAATCGTTGTTGGAAACACTTACGGTCGCGTTCGCGCGATGGTGAATGATATTGGTCGTCGCGTGAAAGTTGCGGGACCTTCAACTCCGGTTGAAATTACTGGATTGAATGATGTACCACTTGCTGGAGACCGCTTCATGGTATTTGACGATGAGAAAAAGGCACGTCAAGTGGGAGAAGCGCGTGCTCAAAAACAACTCGAAGCACAGCGCAGTGAAAAAGCTAAATTAAGCCTTGATGATTTATTTGAGCAAATTAAACAAGGCGATATGAAAGAAATTAACATCATTGTAAAAGCTGACGTACAGGGATCTGTTGAGGCACTTGCTGCTGCACTTCAAAAAATTGACGTAGAAGGCGTAAAAGTAAAGATTATTCATACAGGTGTAGGTGCGATCACCGAATCTGACATTATTTTAGCTTCTGCATCGAACGCAATTGTCATTGGTTTTAATGTGCGTCCAGATGCTAACGCAAAACGTACAGCTGAAGCTGAAAGTGTAGATATTCGTCTTCACCGAATTATTTATAAAGTAATTGAAGAAATTGAAGCTGCGATGAAAGGAATGCTGGACCCTGAATACGAAGAGAAAGTAATCGGTCAAGTAGAGGTTCGTCAAACGTTTAAAGTGTCGAAAATCGGAACAATTGCTGGATGTTACGTAACGGATGGTTCCGTAACTCGTGATAGCGGAATTCGCCTAATTCGTGACGGTGTTGTCGTGTTTGAAGGTGAAATTGACACTTTAAAACGATATAAAGATGATGTAAAAGAAGTGAACCAAGGGTATGAGTGTGGTATCACAATTAAAAACTTCAATGATATTAAAGAAGGAGATGTCATTGAAGCGTATGTAATGGAGGAAATTAAACGTTAA
- a CDS encoding DUF503 domain-containing protein gives MIGYVECECIIYDAQSLKEKRAVLQRVTMRLKNSFNIAVSELEYQDVWQRTKLGLVSISSSRTVTEQELTKALKLLDSFPELERTVTTFEWL, from the coding sequence ATGATTGGGTATGTTGAATGTGAATGCATCATATACGATGCTCAATCATTAAAAGAGAAACGAGCAGTTCTTCAGCGAGTGACAATGAGATTAAAAAACTCGTTTAATATAGCTGTATCTGAGTTGGAATATCAGGATGTCTGGCAGCGAACGAAGTTAGGGCTCGTTTCGATTTCTTCTAGTCGAACGGTTACGGAACAAGAGTTAACAAAGGCTTTAAAGCTATTGGACTCATTTCCCGAATTAGAGAGAACCGTAACAACTTTTGAGTGGTTGTAA